The Cydia splendana chromosome Z, ilCydSple1.2, whole genome shotgun sequence genome window below encodes:
- the LOC134805064 gene encoding uncharacterized protein LOC134805064, with protein MKEQLQLSKTIEEQTQRGFAMVQVQLDKIFQILQQNIKTGQTAPMTATTVVDEEIALGDITFPINALNELELLERHLSDAAYEKVLIKHFSKVCGESGRLKVAKIGLVLIKAMITDELLTNFTWKGIKPSPKIAFYNFFRLRKLIFSILKLADHNCAAQDVDNFLQNSVIKHCTQRNKRKLSNQLLQNSEEKKKEEGNETHKN; from the exons ATGAAAGAACAGTTGCAGCTGTCTAAAACTA TTGAAGAGCAAACTCAACGCGGGTTTGCTATGGTGCAAGTACAGTTAgacaaaatattccaaatattGCAACAAAATATTAAGACTGGCCAGACTGCACCTATGACTGCTACAACTGTCGTGGACGAAGAAATAGCTCTGGGAGACATAACGTTCCCGATCAATGCTCTAAACGAGCTTGAGTTACTGGAGCGTCATTTGTCGGATGCCGCATATGAAAAAGTTTTG ATTAAACATTTTTCTAAAGTGTGCGGCGAAAGTGGTCGTCTAAAAGTCGCAAAAATTGGACTTGTGTTAATAAAAGCAATGATAACTGACGAATTGTTGACCAATTTTACATGGAAGGGTATAAAACCATCTCCAAAAATTGCTTTCTACAATTTTTTCAGATTAAGAAAGTTAATATTTAGTATATTAAAACTAGCCGACCACAATTGTGCAGCTCAGGATGTGGACAATTTTTTGCAAAACAGTGTCATAAAGCACTGCACCCAGCGGAATAAGCGCAAATT ATCTAACCAATTGCTACAAAATTCAGAGGAAAAAAAGAAGGAAGAAGGTAATGAAACACACaaaaattag